The Amycolatopsis sp. DG1A-15b genome window below encodes:
- a CDS encoding sugar ABC transporter permease, giving the protein MQDIREPVTVRPAARAPGRTGRRRPQLLAWAFLAPLVAYLVLCYGYPLVTNVDLSLRNYTVRTFVHGGAPLVWFDNYATVFTDPTFRTALLDTLVFTAASLLFQYGIGLAMAVFFARHFRLGPTLRALFLVPWLLPLIVSGSTWAWLLNSESGVVNSVLGWFGAGRIDWLTSPSWSLVSVIIANIWIGVPFNLVVLHSGLQNIPAEVYEAASLDGAGAWQRFRHVTFPLLRPVSAITLLLGLVYTLKVFDVIWIMTKGGPGGSSTTLATWSYQLGFGSMLPRFGPSAAVGNVLILLALVAGLLYIRAQRRQEET; this is encoded by the coding sequence GTGCAGGACATCCGTGAACCGGTGACCGTCCGTCCGGCCGCGCGAGCGCCCGGCCGGACGGGGCGCCGCCGGCCGCAGCTGCTCGCGTGGGCGTTCCTCGCCCCACTCGTCGCCTACCTCGTGCTCTGCTACGGCTATCCGCTCGTGACGAACGTCGATCTCAGCCTGCGCAACTACACCGTCCGCACCTTCGTGCACGGCGGGGCGCCGCTGGTCTGGTTCGACAACTACGCGACCGTGTTCACCGATCCGACCTTCCGCACGGCCCTGCTCGACACGCTCGTCTTCACGGCCGCGTCGCTGCTGTTCCAGTACGGCATCGGCCTGGCGATGGCGGTGTTCTTCGCCCGCCACTTCCGGCTGGGCCCGACGCTGCGCGCGCTGTTCCTGGTGCCCTGGCTGCTGCCGCTGATCGTCTCGGGGTCGACCTGGGCGTGGCTGCTCAACAGCGAGTCCGGCGTGGTCAACTCCGTGCTGGGCTGGTTCGGTGCCGGCCGGATCGACTGGCTGACGTCACCGTCGTGGTCGCTGGTCTCGGTGATCATCGCCAACATCTGGATCGGCGTGCCGTTCAACCTCGTCGTGCTGCACAGCGGCCTGCAGAACATCCCGGCCGAGGTGTACGAGGCGGCGTCGCTCGACGGCGCCGGGGCGTGGCAGCGGTTCCGGCACGTCACCTTCCCGCTGCTGCGCCCGGTTTCGGCGATCACCCTGCTGCTGGGGCTGGTCTACACGCTCAAGGTCTTCGACGTCATCTGGATCATGACCAAGGGCGGCCCCGGCGGATCGTCGACCACCCTCGCCACCTGGTCCTACCAGCTCGGGTTCGGCAGCATGCTGCCGCGGTTCGGGCCCAGCGCGGCCGTGGGCAACGTGCTCATCCTGCTGGCCCTGGTCGCGGGGCTGCTCTACATCCGCGCGCAGCGCAGGCAGGAGGAGACGTGA
- a CDS encoding carbohydrate ABC transporter permease, giving the protein MIRHWRTAVGLVLTAVMLFPVYWMVNVSLTPAGRMRKSPPDWFPAAPTFEGYERVLREQLPYFATSLFVALGTVALTLALAAPSAYALAKLRPRGHRALGFVLLVAQMIPGIIMALGFYGIYVSLGITNTAWGLVLADSTIAVPFAVLILTSFMTSVPDELVQAATIDGAGPVRAFWSVVLPASRNGVVTAGLFSFLWAWSDFVFAATLDGGGSLRPLTLGIYRYIGNNNQEWNSIMATAVVASVPAAVLLVLAQRFVAAGVTAGAVKD; this is encoded by the coding sequence GTGATCCGGCACTGGCGCACCGCGGTGGGGCTGGTCCTCACCGCCGTGATGCTCTTCCCGGTCTACTGGATGGTCAACGTGTCGCTGACCCCGGCCGGGCGGATGCGCAAGTCGCCGCCCGACTGGTTCCCCGCCGCGCCGACGTTCGAAGGCTACGAGCGGGTCCTGCGCGAGCAGCTCCCGTACTTCGCCACCAGCCTGTTCGTCGCGCTCGGCACCGTGGCGCTGACGCTGGCCCTGGCCGCGCCTTCGGCGTACGCGCTGGCCAAGCTGCGCCCGCGCGGGCACCGGGCGCTCGGGTTCGTGCTGCTGGTCGCCCAGATGATCCCCGGCATCATCATGGCGCTGGGCTTCTACGGCATCTACGTCTCGCTGGGCATCACCAACACCGCGTGGGGGCTGGTCCTCGCCGATTCGACGATCGCGGTGCCGTTCGCCGTGCTCATCCTCACCTCCTTCATGACTTCGGTGCCGGACGAGCTCGTCCAGGCGGCCACGATCGACGGCGCGGGCCCGGTGCGCGCGTTCTGGTCGGTGGTGCTGCCCGCGAGCCGCAACGGCGTGGTCACCGCGGGGCTGTTTTCGTTCCTGTGGGCCTGGTCGGACTTCGTCTTCGCGGCGACGCTCGACGGCGGCGGCTCGCTGCGGCCGCTGACCCTGGGGATCTACCGCTACATCGGCAACAACAACCAGGAGTGGAATTCCATCATGGCGACGGCGGTGGTCGCCTCCGTGCCCGCCGCCGTGCTCCTCGTGCTGGCGCAGCGGTTCGTCGCCGCCGGCGTCACCGCGGGCGCCGTCAAGGACTGA